The following are from one region of the Dreissena polymorpha isolate Duluth1 chromosome 2, UMN_Dpol_1.0, whole genome shotgun sequence genome:
- the LOC127866676 gene encoding uncharacterized protein LOC127866676 encodes MASNPVGDSDSVYDFNCTTCEENDLNTNALFYCDKCSKFYCHFCVGLHNQLMKKHTVLGRENMKIWPVSKTTVQPVAQCKQHKNETITSFCEDHDSLLCHVCHVYYHKQCGNVVLLIDKVKALKTKEDFHFLSRNITTLQEKLIEKTHGLDLALMSLHITCKNNLEEIRAFRKAINCDLDELEKRSIEKLVALESDMRSLIHADKESCEKLTNTMESLKRDMQEINNETGSLYFVIYKNCLEQFRDAELSFDNITPRDEVTVSFNPNEAIKRTMSSMSALGKIAIEVSMSQDVNNHPQKQQSENIGNKLSVLSENEIKVKDKAFQRHDNSSDTIEVLKMTTKLTQHPVRMNGDSKTCSISGISETSGGQLLIADKGNKKLKLLDRTFRVVAEYIFPADPVAMCSIHSGQVAVAVEDFGHHNLHEVHFITVNGSDLVKHRMLKFEHKCFGVAHSKGDLYIASFTELFHYNTNGRLVKKIYDDKTTTWTVAACAVSPDGDRLYVANSACNKLLTLNKDGIVLAELKHKALEWICSIPGLYVTGAGHVLVCGGWSNIILQVDEDGTEILTELITGRNAATRPMSVCFRNSSSTLVVGMKEDNNILVCRSN; translated from the exons ATGGCATCGAACCCAGTAGGTGATTCTGATTCAGTTTATGACTTTAATTGCACTACTTGTGAAGAAAATGATTTGAACACGAATGCACTGTTTTATTGTGATAAATGCTCCAAATTTTACTGTCACTTTTGTGTTGGACTACACAATCAGCTAATGAAAAAACATACGGTTCTCGGTAGAGAAAACATGAAAATATGGCCGGTTTCCAAAACCACTGTTCAACCTGTAGCACAATGCAAGCAGCACAAAAACGAAACAATAACGAGTTTCTGCGAAGATCATGACAGTCTCCTATGCCATGTTTGCCATGTCTACTATCATAA GCAGTGCGGTAATGTTGTTCTCCTAATCGACAAAGTGAAAGCTCTAAAAACAAAAGAAGATTTCCATTTTCTTTCAAGAAACATTACAACACTACAAGAAAAGCTGATAGAGAAAACGCATGGTTTGGACTTGGCTTTGATGTCCCTACATATTACGTGCAAAAATAACCTCGAAGAAATCCGGGCGTTTCGTAAGGCAATCAATTGTGATCTTGATGAGCTGGAAAAACGTTCAATTGAAAAGTTAGTAGCTTTAGAGTCTGACATGAGGTCATTaatccatgctgacaaagaaagctGCGAAAAGCTCACCAATACGATGGAAAGCCTAAAAAGAGATATGCAAGAAATAAACAACGAAACTGGATCCCTGtattttgtcatttacaaaaacTGCCTCGAACAGTTCCGGGATGCCGAATTATCATTTGATAATATTACACCAAGAGACGAAGTCACAGTTTCATTTAACCCAAATGAAGCCATTAAACGAACTATGTCATCTATGTCCGCTTTGGGAAAAATTGCCATTGAAGTTAGTATGTCTCAAGATGTAAATAACCATCCACAGAAGCAGCAAAGTGAAAATATTGGAAACAAACTGTCTGTATTGtcagaaaatgaaattaaagtcAAAGACAAAGCTTTCCAAAGGCACGACAATTCATCTGATACAATCGAAGTGCTCAAAATGACGACTAAATTGACCCAGCACCCTGTGCGAATGAACGGAGACTCAAAAACATGTAGTATATCGGGTATAAGTGAGACAAGTGGAGGCCAACTCCTCATTGCAGACAAGGGGAATAAGAAACTAAAGCTTTTGGATCGGACCTTCAGAGTGGTGGCCGAATATATCTTTCCTGCGGATCCTGTTGCCATGTGCAGCATCCACTCTGGACAAGTGGCGGTCGCTGTTGAGGATTTCGGTCACCACAATTTACACGAGGTTCATTTCATCACCGTTAATGGGAGTGATCTGGTGAAGCACAGGATGTTGAAGTTTGAGCATAAATGTTTCGGTGTTGCACACAGCAAAGGCGACCTTTATATAGCATCCTTCACAGAGTTATTCCACTATAATACGAACGGAAGGCTGGTGAAAAAGATATATGATGATAAAACAACGACCTGGACAG TTGCGGCATGTGCGGTAAGTCCAGACGGAGATAGACTGTACGTCGCTAACTCTGCCTGTAACAAACTGCTCACCCTCAATAAGGACGGTATCGTACTTGCCGAGCTCAAGCACAAAGCTCTCGAGTGGATCTGCTCCATACCTGGTCTCTACGTGACGGGGGCTGGACACGTGCTGGTTTGTGGAGGCTGGTCAAACATTATCTTACAGGTGGACGAGGATGGAACAGAGATACTGACAGAGCTGATAACTGGGAGAAACGCGGCAACTAGACCAATGTCCGTCTGCTTCAGAAACAGCTCCTCCACACTAGTCGTTGGCATGAAGGAAGATAACAACATCTTGGTCTGCAGAAGTAACTAA